A window of the Acidobacteriota bacterium genome harbors these coding sequences:
- the rpmF gene encoding 50S ribosomal protein L32: MANPKRRTSKARRDKRRAHHALRTPGMSVCPNCQELKLPHRICPSCGHYKGKEILSTEEAD, from the coding sequence ATGGCGAATCCGAAGCGGCGCACCTCGAAGGCAAGGCGTGACAAGCGTCGCGCACACCACGCCCTGCGCACCCCGGGCATGAGCGTCTGTCCCAACTGCCAGGAACTCAAACTGCCCCACAGGATCTGTCCCTCCTGCGGGCACTACAAGGGCAAAGAGATTCTCTCCACCGAAGAAGCCGACTAG